Proteins co-encoded in one Osmerus mordax isolate fOsmMor3 chromosome 11, fOsmMor3.pri, whole genome shotgun sequence genomic window:
- the bace1 gene encoding beta-secretase 1 isoform X4, translated as MEALCPCWGIFLWMTFGLFVSGSVDTGRTEPYTSSPVAIRMPLRQVARAEPPPAAPQHPPKAARRRRRALGINFVDMIDNLRGKSGQGYYVEMAVGTPPQKLNILVDTGSSNFAVGAASHPFLRRYYHRSLSTSYHDLGRSVYVPYTQGRWEGELGTDLLCGAGFTQNYSLGSATVGGSMIIGGVDTSLYVGDLWYTPIRREWYYEVIIVRIEVNGQDLSMDCKEYNYDKSIVDSGTTNLRLPRKVFQAAVKAIEAASSTEQFPSGFWLGEQLVCWQAGTTPWHIFPVISLYLMSENRNQSFRISILPQQYLRPVEDVASAQEDCYKFAVSQSSTGTVMGAVIMEGFYVVFDRQRKRIGFAVSTCHVHDEFRTASVEGPFHGLDLEDCGYNIPQTDESTLMTIAYIMAGICALFMLPLCLMVCQWRFTRCLRPPGMGDFADDISLLK; from the exons ATGGAGGCACTTTGTCCTTGTTGGGGGATATTTCTATGGATGACTTTCGGCCTGTTTGTCAGTGGCAGTGTTGACACTGGCAGGACTGAACCGTACACCTCGAGCCCTGTGGCAATCCGTATGCCATTGCGACAGGTCGCTCGCGCCGAACCTCCGCCCGCCGCCCCTCAGCACCCCCCGAAGGCCGCGCGGAGGCGGAGAAGGGCTCTTGGCATTAATTTCGTCGATATGATCGATAACTTGCGTGGTAAATCTGGACAGGGTTACTATGTTGAGATGGCAGTTGGCACACCGCCACAAAAG CTGAATATCCTGGTGGACACTGGCAGCAGCAACTTTGCTGTGGGAGCTGCTTCTCACCCGTTCCTACGACGATACTACCACCGCTCACT gTCAACCTCCTACCATGACTTGGGCAGGAGTGTGTACGTGCCCTACACCCAGGGCCGCTGGGAGGGCGAGCTGGGCACAGACCTG CTGTGTGGCGCTGGCTTCACCCAGAACTACAGCCTGGGCAGCGCCACCGTGGGTGGCAGCATG ATCATTGGAGGAGTGGACACGTCACTCTACGTAGGGGATCTTTGGTACACACCCATCCGGAGGGAGTGGTACTATGAGGTCATCATCGTGCGCATTGAGGTCAATGGGCAGGACCTGAGCATGGACTGTAAGGAG TATAACTATGATAAGAGCATCGTGGACAGTGGGACCACTAACTTACGCCTCCCCAGGAAGGTGTTCCAGGCTGCAGTGAAGGCCATCGAGGCTGCCTCCTCT ACGGAGCAGTTCCCATCAGGGTTCTGGCTCGGGGAGCAGTTGGTgtgctggcaggctggcacCACCCCCTGGCACATCTTCCCTGTCATCTCCCTCTACCTGATGAGTGAGAACCGTAACCAGTCTTTCAGGATCTCCATCCTGCCCCAG CAGTACCTGCGTCCTGTGGAAGACGTGGCGTCGGCCCAGGAGGACTGCTACAAGTTTGCAGTGTCTCAGTCGAGCACGGGAACAGTGATGGGCGCCGTCATTATGGAGGGCTTCTATGTTGTCTTCGACCGCCAGAGGAAACGCATCGGCTTTGCTGTCAGCACGTGTcacg TGCACGACGAGTTCCGGACGGCGTCGGTGGAGGGGCCGTTCCACGGCTTGGACCTGGAGGACTGCGGCTACAACATTCCCCAGACGGACGAGTCCACGCTCATGACCATCGCCTACATCATGGCGGGCATCTGTGCCCTCTTCATGCTGCCACTCTGCCTCATGGTGTGCCAGTGGCGCTTCACCCGCTGCCTCCGTCCTCCCGGCATGGGCGACTTTGCAGACGACATCTCCCTGCTCAAATGA
- the bace1 gene encoding beta-secretase 1 isoform X2: MEALCPCWGIFLWMTFGLFVSGSVDTGRTEPYTSSPVAIRMPLRQVARAEPPPAAPQHPPKAARRRRRALGINFVDMIDNLRGKSGQGYYVEMAVGTPPQKLNILVDTGSSNFAVGAASHPFLRRYYHRSLSTSYHDLGRSVYVPYTQGRWEGELGTDLVSVPHGPNATMRANIAAITQSDRFFINGSNWEGILGLAYAEIARLCGAGFTQNYSLGSATVGGSMIIGGVDTSLYVGDLWYTPIRREWYYEVIIVRIEVNGQDLSMDCKEYNYDKSIVDSGTTNLRLPRKVFQAAVKAIEAASSTEQFPSGFWLGEQLVCWQAGTTPWHIFPVISLYLMSENRNQSFRISILPQQYLRPVEDVASAQEDCYKFAVSQSSTGTVMGAVIMEGFYVVFDRQRKRIGFAVSTCHVHDEFRTASVEGPFHGLDLEDCGYNIPQTDESTLMTIAYIMAGICALFMLPLCLMVCQWRFTRCLRPPGMGDFADDISLLK, from the exons ATGGAGGCACTTTGTCCTTGTTGGGGGATATTTCTATGGATGACTTTCGGCCTGTTTGTCAGTGGCAGTGTTGACACTGGCAGGACTGAACCGTACACCTCGAGCCCTGTGGCAATCCGTATGCCATTGCGACAGGTCGCTCGCGCCGAACCTCCGCCCGCCGCCCCTCAGCACCCCCCGAAGGCCGCGCGGAGGCGGAGAAGGGCTCTTGGCATTAATTTCGTCGATATGATCGATAACTTGCGTGGTAAATCTGGACAGGGTTACTATGTTGAGATGGCAGTTGGCACACCGCCACAAAAG CTGAATATCCTGGTGGACACTGGCAGCAGCAACTTTGCTGTGGGAGCTGCTTCTCACCCGTTCCTACGACGATACTACCACCGCTCACT gTCAACCTCCTACCATGACTTGGGCAGGAGTGTGTACGTGCCCTACACCCAGGGCCGCTGGGAGGGCGAGCTGGGCACAGACCTGGTTTCCGTGCCCCACGGGCCCAACGCCACTATGCGCGCCAACATCGCTGCCATCACCCAATCAGATCGCTTCTTCATCAACGGCTCCAACTGGGAGGGCATCCTGGGACTGGCGTATGCTGAGATAGcacgg CTGTGTGGCGCTGGCTTCACCCAGAACTACAGCCTGGGCAGCGCCACCGTGGGTGGCAGCATG ATCATTGGAGGAGTGGACACGTCACTCTACGTAGGGGATCTTTGGTACACACCCATCCGGAGGGAGTGGTACTATGAGGTCATCATCGTGCGCATTGAGGTCAATGGGCAGGACCTGAGCATGGACTGTAAGGAG TATAACTATGATAAGAGCATCGTGGACAGTGGGACCACTAACTTACGCCTCCCCAGGAAGGTGTTCCAGGCTGCAGTGAAGGCCATCGAGGCTGCCTCCTCT ACGGAGCAGTTCCCATCAGGGTTCTGGCTCGGGGAGCAGTTGGTgtgctggcaggctggcacCACCCCCTGGCACATCTTCCCTGTCATCTCCCTCTACCTGATGAGTGAGAACCGTAACCAGTCTTTCAGGATCTCCATCCTGCCCCAG CAGTACCTGCGTCCTGTGGAAGACGTGGCGTCGGCCCAGGAGGACTGCTACAAGTTTGCAGTGTCTCAGTCGAGCACGGGAACAGTGATGGGCGCCGTCATTATGGAGGGCTTCTATGTTGTCTTCGACCGCCAGAGGAAACGCATCGGCTTTGCTGTCAGCACGTGTcacg TGCACGACGAGTTCCGGACGGCGTCGGTGGAGGGGCCGTTCCACGGCTTGGACCTGGAGGACTGCGGCTACAACATTCCCCAGACGGACGAGTCCACGCTCATGACCATCGCCTACATCATGGCGGGCATCTGTGCCCTCTTCATGCTGCCACTCTGCCTCATGGTGTGCCAGTGGCGCTTCACCCGCTGCCTCCGTCCTCCCGGCATGGGCGACTTTGCAGACGACATCTCCCTGCTCAAATGA
- the bace1 gene encoding beta-secretase 1 isoform X1, which yields MEALCPCWGIFLWMTFGLFVSGSVDTGRTEPYTSSPVAIRMPLRQVARAEPPPAAPQHPPKAARRRRRALGINFVDMIDNLRGKSGQGYYVEMAVGTPPQKLNILVDTGSSNFAVGAASHPFLRRYYHRSLSTSYHDLGRSVYVPYTQGRWEGELGTDLVSVPHGPNATMRANIAAITQSDRFFINGSNWEGILGLAYAEIARPDETLEPFFDSLVRQTAVPNLFSLQLCGAGFTQNYSLGSATVGGSMIIGGVDTSLYVGDLWYTPIRREWYYEVIIVRIEVNGQDLSMDCKEYNYDKSIVDSGTTNLRLPRKVFQAAVKAIEAASSTEQFPSGFWLGEQLVCWQAGTTPWHIFPVISLYLMSENRNQSFRISILPQQYLRPVEDVASAQEDCYKFAVSQSSTGTVMGAVIMEGFYVVFDRQRKRIGFAVSTCHVHDEFRTASVEGPFHGLDLEDCGYNIPQTDESTLMTIAYIMAGICALFMLPLCLMVCQWRFTRCLRPPGMGDFADDISLLK from the exons ATGGAGGCACTTTGTCCTTGTTGGGGGATATTTCTATGGATGACTTTCGGCCTGTTTGTCAGTGGCAGTGTTGACACTGGCAGGACTGAACCGTACACCTCGAGCCCTGTGGCAATCCGTATGCCATTGCGACAGGTCGCTCGCGCCGAACCTCCGCCCGCCGCCCCTCAGCACCCCCCGAAGGCCGCGCGGAGGCGGAGAAGGGCTCTTGGCATTAATTTCGTCGATATGATCGATAACTTGCGTGGTAAATCTGGACAGGGTTACTATGTTGAGATGGCAGTTGGCACACCGCCACAAAAG CTGAATATCCTGGTGGACACTGGCAGCAGCAACTTTGCTGTGGGAGCTGCTTCTCACCCGTTCCTACGACGATACTACCACCGCTCACT gTCAACCTCCTACCATGACTTGGGCAGGAGTGTGTACGTGCCCTACACCCAGGGCCGCTGGGAGGGCGAGCTGGGCACAGACCTGGTTTCCGTGCCCCACGGGCCCAACGCCACTATGCGCGCCAACATCGCTGCCATCACCCAATCAGATCGCTTCTTCATCAACGGCTCCAACTGGGAGGGCATCCTGGGACTGGCGTATGCTGAGATAGcacgg cctGACGAGACCTTGGAGCCCTTCTTCGACTCCCTGGTGCGCCAAACAGCCGTGCCCAACCTGTTCTCCCTGCAGCTGTGTGGCGCTGGCTTCACCCAGAACTACAGCCTGGGCAGCGCCACCGTGGGTGGCAGCATG ATCATTGGAGGAGTGGACACGTCACTCTACGTAGGGGATCTTTGGTACACACCCATCCGGAGGGAGTGGTACTATGAGGTCATCATCGTGCGCATTGAGGTCAATGGGCAGGACCTGAGCATGGACTGTAAGGAG TATAACTATGATAAGAGCATCGTGGACAGTGGGACCACTAACTTACGCCTCCCCAGGAAGGTGTTCCAGGCTGCAGTGAAGGCCATCGAGGCTGCCTCCTCT ACGGAGCAGTTCCCATCAGGGTTCTGGCTCGGGGAGCAGTTGGTgtgctggcaggctggcacCACCCCCTGGCACATCTTCCCTGTCATCTCCCTCTACCTGATGAGTGAGAACCGTAACCAGTCTTTCAGGATCTCCATCCTGCCCCAG CAGTACCTGCGTCCTGTGGAAGACGTGGCGTCGGCCCAGGAGGACTGCTACAAGTTTGCAGTGTCTCAGTCGAGCACGGGAACAGTGATGGGCGCCGTCATTATGGAGGGCTTCTATGTTGTCTTCGACCGCCAGAGGAAACGCATCGGCTTTGCTGTCAGCACGTGTcacg TGCACGACGAGTTCCGGACGGCGTCGGTGGAGGGGCCGTTCCACGGCTTGGACCTGGAGGACTGCGGCTACAACATTCCCCAGACGGACGAGTCCACGCTCATGACCATCGCCTACATCATGGCGGGCATCTGTGCCCTCTTCATGCTGCCACTCTGCCTCATGGTGTGCCAGTGGCGCTTCACCCGCTGCCTCCGTCCTCCCGGCATGGGCGACTTTGCAGACGACATCTCCCTGCTCAAATGA
- the bace1 gene encoding beta-secretase 1 isoform X3 yields MEALCPCWGIFLWMTFGLFVSGSVDTGRTEPYTSSPVAIRMPLRQVARAEPPPAAPQHPPKAARRRRRALGINFVDMIDNLRGKSGQGYYVEMAVGTPPQKLNILVDTGSSNFAVGAASHPFLRRYYHRSLSTSYHDLGRSVYVPYTQGRWEGELGTDLPDETLEPFFDSLVRQTAVPNLFSLQLCGAGFTQNYSLGSATVGGSMIIGGVDTSLYVGDLWYTPIRREWYYEVIIVRIEVNGQDLSMDCKEYNYDKSIVDSGTTNLRLPRKVFQAAVKAIEAASSTEQFPSGFWLGEQLVCWQAGTTPWHIFPVISLYLMSENRNQSFRISILPQQYLRPVEDVASAQEDCYKFAVSQSSTGTVMGAVIMEGFYVVFDRQRKRIGFAVSTCHVHDEFRTASVEGPFHGLDLEDCGYNIPQTDESTLMTIAYIMAGICALFMLPLCLMVCQWRFTRCLRPPGMGDFADDISLLK; encoded by the exons ATGGAGGCACTTTGTCCTTGTTGGGGGATATTTCTATGGATGACTTTCGGCCTGTTTGTCAGTGGCAGTGTTGACACTGGCAGGACTGAACCGTACACCTCGAGCCCTGTGGCAATCCGTATGCCATTGCGACAGGTCGCTCGCGCCGAACCTCCGCCCGCCGCCCCTCAGCACCCCCCGAAGGCCGCGCGGAGGCGGAGAAGGGCTCTTGGCATTAATTTCGTCGATATGATCGATAACTTGCGTGGTAAATCTGGACAGGGTTACTATGTTGAGATGGCAGTTGGCACACCGCCACAAAAG CTGAATATCCTGGTGGACACTGGCAGCAGCAACTTTGCTGTGGGAGCTGCTTCTCACCCGTTCCTACGACGATACTACCACCGCTCACT gTCAACCTCCTACCATGACTTGGGCAGGAGTGTGTACGTGCCCTACACCCAGGGCCGCTGGGAGGGCGAGCTGGGCACAGACCTG cctGACGAGACCTTGGAGCCCTTCTTCGACTCCCTGGTGCGCCAAACAGCCGTGCCCAACCTGTTCTCCCTGCAGCTGTGTGGCGCTGGCTTCACCCAGAACTACAGCCTGGGCAGCGCCACCGTGGGTGGCAGCATG ATCATTGGAGGAGTGGACACGTCACTCTACGTAGGGGATCTTTGGTACACACCCATCCGGAGGGAGTGGTACTATGAGGTCATCATCGTGCGCATTGAGGTCAATGGGCAGGACCTGAGCATGGACTGTAAGGAG TATAACTATGATAAGAGCATCGTGGACAGTGGGACCACTAACTTACGCCTCCCCAGGAAGGTGTTCCAGGCTGCAGTGAAGGCCATCGAGGCTGCCTCCTCT ACGGAGCAGTTCCCATCAGGGTTCTGGCTCGGGGAGCAGTTGGTgtgctggcaggctggcacCACCCCCTGGCACATCTTCCCTGTCATCTCCCTCTACCTGATGAGTGAGAACCGTAACCAGTCTTTCAGGATCTCCATCCTGCCCCAG CAGTACCTGCGTCCTGTGGAAGACGTGGCGTCGGCCCAGGAGGACTGCTACAAGTTTGCAGTGTCTCAGTCGAGCACGGGAACAGTGATGGGCGCCGTCATTATGGAGGGCTTCTATGTTGTCTTCGACCGCCAGAGGAAACGCATCGGCTTTGCTGTCAGCACGTGTcacg TGCACGACGAGTTCCGGACGGCGTCGGTGGAGGGGCCGTTCCACGGCTTGGACCTGGAGGACTGCGGCTACAACATTCCCCAGACGGACGAGTCCACGCTCATGACCATCGCCTACATCATGGCGGGCATCTGTGCCCTCTTCATGCTGCCACTCTGCCTCATGGTGTGCCAGTGGCGCTTCACCCGCTGCCTCCGTCCTCCCGGCATGGGCGACTTTGCAGACGACATCTCCCTGCTCAAATGA
- the pcsk7 gene encoding proprotein convertase subtilisin/kexin type 7 has protein sequence MGSPSLSSSPSLLLLLFFTPAVLLTVHPVFTPSPPPPTCGPGQSWAVRLHADSDPEDGPLDLDLVASRVARQAGLENRGQIGQLEGHYLLCAWPRPRPGSGDEPGAGVEDQAGPVEGVGMASPAEVLASHPHVLWHSQEQVLSRSKRSVAFNDPRYPKQWHLHNDLREGMDINVTGVWEYNITGSGVTVVVVDDGVEHTLQDIQPNYSPEGSYDLNSNDPDPMPHPDAHSDNHHGTRCAGEIAAVPNNSFCAVGVAYGSKVAGIRVLDGPLTDSMEAVAFNKHYQVNDVYSCSWGPDDDGRTVDGPHPLGKAALQHGVIAGRRGFGSIFVVASGNGGQYSDNCNYDGYANSIYTITIGAVDEDGRMPFYAEECASMLAVTFSSGGVKMRSIVTSDWSMQHGTGCTDGHTGTSAAAPLAAGMVALMLQVRPCLTWRDVQHIITYTATQYDTRADWKVNGAGFHHSHKHGFGLLNAWRLVNAAKVWESVPFLVSYASPVLKKEEPILTYPNKLALTWNVTADDLSQSGMQTLEHVSVTVTIAHPCRGNVEVVLLCPSGMTSLIGARRVIDRDPSGYQDWTFSTVRCWGERAEGQYTLLLSDYRDPSSQVCSAVGILQHWKLTLYGSSLAFSQVKDRQRLVEEAMGGQYLDSSFSLPCPPGLDIPAESISPFTSNSLKSLLLLGCFALFWSLYYTLEVTLAHLDLRQLCVRGWGPRGGPGGPEEGRPGGGQLRHGSAGGAGL, from the exons ATGGGATCACCCTCTttatcctcttctccctctctcctgctcctcctcttcttcacccCGGCTGTTCTCCTGACCGTTCACCCCgtcttcaccccctcacccccccctcctacatGTGGTCCGGGCCAATCCTGGGCGGTCCGGCTGCACGCTGACTCAGACCCGGAGGATGGACCCCTGGATCTGGACCTGGTGGCCAGCAGGGTGGCCCGGCAGGCTGGCCTGGAGAACCGAGGACAGATCGGACAGCTGGAGGGACACTACCTGCTGTGTGCATGGCCCAGGCCTAGGCCTGGTTCTGGCGACGAGCCTGGGGCTGGAGTTGAGGATCAGGCCGGGCCAGTAGAGGGGGTAGGCATGGCCAGTCCAGCTGAGGTGCTGGCCTCTCACCCACATGTCCTGTGGCACTCCCAGGAACAGGTGCTCAGCAGGTCCAAGAGGTCTGTGGCCTTCAATGACCCCAGATACCCCAAACAGTGGCACCTG CACAACGACCTGAGGGAGGGCATGGACATCAACGTGACGGGCGTTTGGGAGTACAACATCACAGGGAGCGGCGTCACCGTGGTTGTCGTTGACGACGGTGTGGAACACACCCTCCAGGATATCCAGCCCAACTAT AGTCCGGAGGGCAGCTACGACCTGAACTCCAACGACCCAGACCCCATGCCCCACCCCGATGCTCACAGTGACAACCACCATGGGACGCGTTGCGCTGGGGAGATCGCCGCTGTGCCCAACAACAGCTTCTGCGCCGTGGGTGTGGCCTACGGGAGTAAAGTGgctg gtatcaGGGTGCTGGATGGGCCGCTGACAGACAGCATGGAGGCTGTCGCCTTCAACAAACACTACCAAGTCAACGATGTATACAGCTGCAG CTGGGGACCAGATGATGATGGACGTACAGTTGATGGGCCACATCCCCTGGGCAAG GCCGCGCTGCAGCACGGGGTGATCGCTGGCAGACGGGGCTTTGGCAGTATATTTGTGGTTGCCAGTGGCAACGGGGGCCAGTATAGCGACAACTGCAACTATGATGGCTATGCCAATTCCATCTACACCATCACTATAG gggccGTGGATGAGGACGGGAGGATGCCGTTCTATGCGGAGGAGTGTGCCTCCATGCTGGCTGTCACCTTCAGCAGTGGGGGGGTCAAGATGAGAAGCATT gtgacgTCAGACTGGTCCATGCAGCACGGCACGGGCTGCACGGACGGCCACACGGGCACGTCTGCAGCCGCGCCCCTGGCAGCCGGCATGGTGGCCCTGATGCTGCAGGTCCGCCCCTGCCTCACCTGGAGGGACGTCCAGCACATCATCACCTACACCGCCACTCAG TATGACACGCGGGCGGACTGGAAGGTGAACGGGGCAGGGTTCCACCACAGCCACAAACATGGGTTCGGTCTGCTCAACGCCTGGAGACTGGTCAATGCtgccaag gtgtggGAGTCGGTTCCTTTCCTGGTGTCCTATGCGAGCCCAGTACTGAAGAAGGAGGAGCCTATTCTGACCTATCCCAACAAACTTGCACTCACCTGGAATG TCACGGCTGATGACCTCAGCCAATCGGGGATGCAGACGCTGGAGCATGTATCCGTCACCGTGACGATAGCCCACCCCTGCCGTGGCAACGTGGAGGTGGTGCTGCTCTGCCCCAGCGGGATGACGTCGCTCATCGGAGCCAGGCGCGTCATTGACAG ggacccGTCAGGGTACCAGGACTGGACCTTCTCCACGGTGCgctgctggggagagagagcagagggacagTACACGCTGCTGCTCTCTGACTACA gagaccCCTCCAGCCAGGTGTGCTCTGCAGTAGGGATCCTGCAGCACTGGAAGCTCACACTCTACGGCTCCTCTCTGGCCTTCAGCCAGGTCAAGGACAGGCAGAG GCTGGTAGAGGAGGCCATGGGGGGGCAGTATCTGGACAGCAgcttctctctgccctgccccccAGGACTGGACATACCTGCTGAGAGCATCAGCCCTTTCACCTCCAACAGCCTCAAG tcTCTGCTCCTGCTGGGGTGCTTTGCCCTGTTCTGGTCTCTGTACTACACCCTGGAGGTGACGCTAGCCCACCTGGACCTGCGTCAGCTGTGTGTGCGAGGCTGGGGGCcgcggggggggccggggggcccggAGGAGGGGAGACCCGGAGGGGGCCAGCTCAGACATGGATCTGCAGGCGGGGCTGGACTCTGA
- the tagln gene encoding transgelin isoform X1 yields the protein MAAQQGAGMANKGPSYGMSRQVQDKIDKKYDPELEVMLVEWIVAQCGSGVARPEEGKLGFQAWLKDGCVLCELINSLYDGDKPVKKIQSSPMAFKQMEQISQFLSSAERYGVTKTDMFQTVDLWEGKDLAAVQRTLMALGSLAVTKEDGTYRGDPNWFFKKAQENRRDFSDDQLKEGKNVIGLQMGTNKGASQQGMSYGRPRQILNN from the exons ATGGCAGCACAG CAAGGAGCGGGCATGGCCAACAAGGGTCCATCATATGGCATGAGCCGTCAGGTCCAGGATAAGATCGATAAGAAGTACGACCCGGAGCTGGAGGTCATGCTGGTGGAGTGGATTGTGGCCCAGTGTGGCTCCGGGGTGGccaggccagaggagggcaAGCTGGGTTTCCAGGCCTGGCTGAAGGACGGATGT gTCCTCTGTGAGCTTATCAACAGCCTGTATGACGGAGACAAGCCTGTGAAGAAGATCCAGAGTTCCCCCATGGCCTTCAAGCAGATGGAGCAGATCTCCCAGTTCCTGAGCAGTGCTGAGCGCTACGGGGTCACCAAGACAGACATGTTCCAGACCGTGGACCTCTGGGAAG GGAAGGACCTGGCAGCGGTTCAGCGGACCCTGATGGCGCTGGGCAGTCTGGCCGTCACCAAGGAGGATGGAACCTACCGCGGAGACCCCAACTGGTTCTTCAA GAAAGCCCAGGAGAACAGGCGGGACTTCAGCGATGACCAGCTGAAAGAGGGGAAGAATGTGATTGGCTTACAGATGGGAACCAATAAGGGGGCTTCCCAGCAGGGCATGAGTTATGGACGACCCCGACAGATCCTCAACAACTGA
- the tagln gene encoding transgelin isoform X2: protein MANKGPSYGMSRQVQDKIDKKYDPELEVMLVEWIVAQCGSGVARPEEGKLGFQAWLKDGCVLCELINSLYDGDKPVKKIQSSPMAFKQMEQISQFLSSAERYGVTKTDMFQTVDLWEGKDLAAVQRTLMALGSLAVTKEDGTYRGDPNWFFKKAQENRRDFSDDQLKEGKNVIGLQMGTNKGASQQGMSYGRPRQILNN, encoded by the exons ATGGCCAACAAGGGTCCATCATATGGCATGAGCCGTCAGGTCCAGGATAAGATCGATAAGAAGTACGACCCGGAGCTGGAGGTCATGCTGGTGGAGTGGATTGTGGCCCAGTGTGGCTCCGGGGTGGccaggccagaggagggcaAGCTGGGTTTCCAGGCCTGGCTGAAGGACGGATGT gTCCTCTGTGAGCTTATCAACAGCCTGTATGACGGAGACAAGCCTGTGAAGAAGATCCAGAGTTCCCCCATGGCCTTCAAGCAGATGGAGCAGATCTCCCAGTTCCTGAGCAGTGCTGAGCGCTACGGGGTCACCAAGACAGACATGTTCCAGACCGTGGACCTCTGGGAAG GGAAGGACCTGGCAGCGGTTCAGCGGACCCTGATGGCGCTGGGCAGTCTGGCCGTCACCAAGGAGGATGGAACCTACCGCGGAGACCCCAACTGGTTCTTCAA GAAAGCCCAGGAGAACAGGCGGGACTTCAGCGATGACCAGCTGAAAGAGGGGAAGAATGTGATTGGCTTACAGATGGGAACCAATAAGGGGGCTTCCCAGCAGGGCATGAGTTATGGACGACCCCGACAGATCCTCAACAACTGA
- the cbln18 gene encoding cerebellin 18 gives MKLVEVSALCLLGILSLCVSVEAGMFDIMKEAALTYPGALPCGNWDCDCAFKRQRGCCCAANDMCQLEEHTFMRMVNLWQQLITLDENLSELTDNSKIAFRASMPSSSTCFGPYTSNVPIPYTSISLNDGHGYNPALGVFTAPRTGLYSFALSVYSNVGSPTARLYHQVQLKKDGQVVACVWEANREDQEDSGTQTVLLSLRRGNQVYVELFSGRMLCGNTDMNGNSFTGYLLYPLAEE, from the exons ATGAAGCTAGTTGAAGTGTCGGCTCTTTGCCTCTTGGGGATTCTAAgtctctgtgtcagtgtggaagCGGGAATGTTCGACATCATGAAAGAAGCAGCGC TGACCTACCCCGGTGCCCTGCCCTGTGGGAACTGGGACTGTGACTGTGCCTTCAAGCGCCAGCGTGGCTGCTGCTGCGCGGCCAACGATATGTGTCAGCTGGAGGAGCATACCTTCATGAGGATGGTGAACCTCTGGCAGCAGCTGATCACTCTGGACGAAAACCTCAGTGAGCtcacag acAACAGCAAGATAGCATTCAGAGCGTCCATGCCGTCCAGTTCCACATGTTTTGGACCCTACACCAGCAATGTGCCTATCCCCTacacctccatctccctcaacGATGGACACGGATACAACCCTGCTctgg GGGTGTTCACGGCCCCCCGCACTGGCCTCTACTCCTTCGCCTTGTCGGTCTACTCCAACGTGGGTAGCCCCACCGCACGGCTGTACCACCAGGTGCAGCTGAAGAAAGACGGCCAggtggtggcgtgtgtgtgggaggccaACCGCGAGGACCAGGAGGACAGCGGCACCCAGACGGTCCTGCTGTCCCTGCGCAGGGGCAACCAGGTGTACGTGGAGCTGTTCTCTGGAAGAATGCTGTGTGGGAACACAGACATGAACGGCAACTCCTTCACTGGATACCTGCTGTACCCTCTGGCTGAGGAgtag
- the cbln20 gene encoding cerebellin 20: protein MRVVVFLCVLGVALAQDSKYSWNGPSAPTPLDPNTENVCLTDQSSCGCCLMQKQMAKMEQFFNMSLNELEKGLVKTQNVLNNIRASRSAFSVALTDTRQCVGPNRDPMTLVYTHIFINLGNGYNVNTGVFTVPRSGVYSLALTAYSDAGAAGASLADCVSLRVNGQQVAALSETNMQDQEDSATVVLAVQLSAGDTVSVTLPAGCYLCDNDNHYNTFTGFLLYATD from the exons ATGAGAG TTgtggtttttctgtgtgtgttgggggttgcCTTGGCCCAGGACAGTAAATACTCCTGGAATGGCCCTTCAGCTCCTACCCCATTGGACCCGAACACAGAGaacg tgtgccTGACGGACCAGTCATCCTGCGGCTGCTGTCTGATGCAGAAACAGATGGCCAAGATGGAGCAGTTCTTCAACATGTCCCTGAACGAGCTGGAGAAGGGCCTGGTCAAAACTCAGAACGTCCTCAACAACATCCGCG CAAGCCGCAGTGCCTTTTCCGTGGCTCTCACCGACACCCGCCAGTGTGTGGGCCCCAACCGTGACCCGATGACTCTCGTCTACACCCACATTTTCATCAACCTGGGCAACGGCTACAACGTCAACACCGGCGTGTTCACCGTGCCTCGTTCCGGCGTCTACAGCCTGGCCCTCACTGCCTACAGCGACGCAGGAGCTGCCGGCGCCAGTCTGGCCGACTGCGTGAGCCTGAGGGTGAACGGGCAGCAGGTGGCGGCGCTCAGCGAGACCAACATGCAGGACCAGGAGGACAGCGCCACCGTGGTGCTTGCCGTCCAGCTGAGCGCGGGAGACACGGTGTCCGTCACACTGCCCGCCGGCTGCTACCTGTGTGACAACGATAACCACTACAACACCTTCACCGGCTTCCTGCTCTACGCCACCGACTAA